Proteins encoded together in one Rossellomorea sp. y25 window:
- the tatC gene encoding twin-arginine translocase subunit TatC: MKDRNQQLIGHLEELRSRAIKTVLAFIGFLIVGMAFMKPIYGWLIRDLDMKLAILGPSEILWVYVMIAAVFSLAATIPVAAYQIWRFVSPGLSPTERKVTLRFIPALFFLFISGIGFGYFLLFPIVLNFLTTLSAGQFETMFTAEKYFRFMLHLTLPFGLLFEMPLVIVFLTVLGILDPAKLKKSRRIAYFLLIVISVLITPPDFLSDVLVILPLLLLYEVSITCSTIAYKKRASQSTESHAGQENLVLRSEKT; the protein is encoded by the coding sequence ATGAAAGATCGCAACCAGCAGCTGATTGGACATTTGGAAGAGCTCAGGAGCCGGGCCATTAAAACCGTGCTCGCTTTCATTGGTTTCCTGATCGTGGGGATGGCTTTTATGAAACCGATCTACGGGTGGCTGATCAGGGATTTAGACATGAAGCTTGCGATTCTCGGACCGAGTGAGATTCTTTGGGTGTACGTGATGATTGCCGCCGTCTTCTCACTGGCTGCAACCATTCCTGTCGCTGCCTACCAAATCTGGCGGTTTGTCTCACCAGGCCTGAGCCCGACAGAACGAAAAGTCACGTTACGCTTCATACCCGCCCTGTTCTTTTTGTTTATTTCCGGCATTGGGTTCGGTTACTTTTTACTTTTTCCCATCGTCCTGAATTTTTTGACCACCCTGTCAGCCGGCCAATTTGAAACGATGTTCACGGCGGAAAAATACTTCCGATTTATGCTGCACCTTACTTTACCTTTTGGATTGTTATTTGAAATGCCTTTAGTGATTGTCTTTCTGACGGTACTTGGCATTTTGGACCCGGCCAAATTGAAGAAATCAAGAAGAATAGCCTATTTTTTGCTGATTGTCATTTCCGTGCTGATTACGCCGCCAGATTTCCTGTCGGATGTACTCGTCATCCTGCCGCTTCTCCTTTTATATGAAGTCAGCATTACTTGTTCAACGATTGCGTATAAGAAACGCGCTTCTCAATCGACGGAGTCACATGCAGGTCAAGAAAATTTAGTTCTAAGGAGTGAAAAGACGTGA
- a CDS encoding twin-arginine translocase TatA/TatE family subunit: MLTNIGIPGLILVLVIALIIFGPSKLPEIGRAFGSTLKEFKSATSDLMNGNDQEKSSSADEGQRLKAVEKDKQQTGS; the protein is encoded by the coding sequence ATGCTAACCAATATCGGAATCCCAGGATTAATCCTTGTACTTGTCATCGCGTTGATCATCTTTGGACCTTCCAAACTCCCAGAAATCGGACGTGCTTTCGGAAGCACATTAAAAGAATTCAAAAGTGCTACCAGCGACCTTATGAATGGAAACGATCAAGAGAAGAGTAGCTCTGCAGACGAAGGTCAACGACTGAAAGCTGTGGAGAAGGACAAACAACAGACAGGCAGCTGA
- a CDS encoding alkaline phosphatase D family protein produces the protein MTNDRSMENWIQKLNEETLHKGVDRRSFLQGAGKVAGISLGVAIAQSMGGFTVSAEEAGLEDYPFLLGVASGDPLPDSVVLWTRLATDPLNGGGMPDRKIPVKWEIAKDEHFRRVVQRGTEMASPSLAHSVHAEVGNLEAGTVYYYRFKVGKDYSPIGKTKTLPALNADVASLTFAFASCQQYEHGYYTAYKHMAKEDLDLVFHLGDYIYEYGPHEYVASTGNVRHHKGPEIRSLEDYRNRHAQYRTDADLQAAHAAFPWVVTWDDHEVENNYADMIPEKGQSVEEFVNRRVAAYQAYYEHMPLRRSSMPHGVDMQLYRQFSYGNLANFMVLDSRQYRSDQANGDKSSPQTAESLDPSRTLLGGEQERWVLDHLGKSAASWNVLAQQIFFAKRNYGPSPDQPRYSMDGWDGYTPARERITEFARKENMDNLIVLTGDVHANWASNILADFDDPSSQMLGAEFVGTSITSGGDGADKRADTDRILAQNEHIKFFNDYRGYVRCHVTQTEWRTDYRVLPFVSSPGADISTRASFVYEKDSEGLKEVSTSTVPQGKPMSSEVEEDRHEAHNRAHKKQAQKGKHMQMN, from the coding sequence ATGACAAATGATAGATCGATGGAAAATTGGATTCAAAAGCTTAATGAAGAGACCTTACATAAAGGGGTCGACCGCCGCAGCTTCCTTCAAGGGGCGGGGAAAGTCGCCGGCATTTCGTTAGGAGTGGCGATTGCTCAATCCATGGGCGGTTTCACTGTCTCTGCAGAAGAAGCCGGGTTAGAGGACTATCCGTTTTTACTTGGGGTGGCTTCTGGCGATCCGCTGCCGGATAGTGTCGTGTTATGGACACGTTTAGCCACCGACCCGCTCAATGGCGGCGGGATGCCTGACCGCAAGATTCCTGTGAAGTGGGAAATCGCGAAAGATGAACATTTCCGCCGGGTTGTTCAGCGCGGTACGGAAATGGCCAGTCCGTCCCTCGCTCACTCCGTTCATGCAGAAGTTGGGAATCTGGAAGCCGGTACGGTGTACTACTACCGCTTCAAAGTCGGGAAGGATTACAGTCCGATCGGAAAAACGAAAACCCTTCCTGCCCTGAATGCAGACGTCGCCAGCCTCACTTTCGCCTTTGCTTCCTGTCAGCAATATGAGCACGGTTATTATACAGCCTATAAGCACATGGCCAAAGAAGATCTTGATCTCGTCTTCCATCTTGGAGACTACATTTATGAATACGGTCCCCATGAGTATGTAGCAAGTACAGGAAATGTACGACACCATAAAGGTCCTGAAATCCGTTCGTTGGAGGACTATCGGAACCGCCATGCCCAATACCGGACAGATGCGGACCTGCAGGCTGCCCATGCGGCTTTCCCTTGGGTTGTGACATGGGATGACCATGAAGTGGAAAACAACTATGCTGATATGATCCCGGAAAAAGGTCAGTCTGTGGAAGAGTTCGTGAACCGGCGTGTGGCTGCTTATCAAGCCTACTATGAACATATGCCATTAAGAAGATCGTCGATGCCACATGGAGTGGACATGCAGCTTTACCGTCAGTTCTCATACGGGAACCTGGCCAATTTCATGGTGCTCGATTCCCGTCAGTATCGTTCCGATCAGGCGAATGGAGACAAAAGCTCTCCGCAGACGGCAGAATCCCTGGATCCTTCACGCACTTTGCTGGGTGGCGAGCAGGAACGATGGGTCCTTGATCATCTTGGCAAATCGGCTGCTTCCTGGAATGTACTTGCCCAGCAAATCTTTTTTGCCAAACGAAATTATGGTCCAAGCCCTGATCAACCGCGTTACAGCATGGATGGCTGGGACGGCTACACACCTGCAAGGGAACGCATCACGGAATTTGCCCGAAAGGAAAACATGGATAACCTGATCGTCCTGACAGGTGATGTACACGCGAACTGGGCTTCCAATATCCTGGCAGACTTTGATGATCCTTCTTCCCAAATGCTTGGAGCCGAGTTTGTCGGCACGTCGATCACATCCGGTGGAGACGGGGCGGACAAGCGTGCTGACACAGACCGGATTCTTGCCCAGAACGAACATATTAAATTCTTCAACGATTATCGCGGCTACGTACGCTGTCATGTCACGCAGACCGAGTGGAGAACCGATTATCGTGTCCTTCCATTCGTCTCGAGTCCCGGTGCAGATATTTCTACCAGAGCTTCATTCGTGTACGAAAAAGATTCAGAAGGACTGAAGGAAGTTTCAACGTCAACCGTTCCTCAAGGAAAACCAATGTCTTCCGAGGTGGAAGAGGATCGTCATGAAGCGCACAACAGGGCCCATAAAAAACAGGCCCAAAAAGGCAAACATATGCAAATGAATTAG
- a CDS encoding TerC family protein, whose amino-acid sequence MEWSLLVEYGWVLMILIALEGILAADNALVIATMVRHLPEDKRKKALFYGLAGAFVFRFGSLFLISYLVDIWQVQAIGAVYLLGIAIYHLLKKHVIKKQIEKVKDKEGTKGSGFWWTVVKVELADIAFAVDAILAAVALAVTLPETNLPAIGGLDGGHFIVILLGGIIGLVIMRFAASAFVNLLEKRPGLESAAFVVVGWVGVKLAVYALAHPSLGIISYEFAKGSVWKGIFWTVLIGIGIVGWVKSKPKEDSNQTSRKEIS is encoded by the coding sequence TTGGAATGGTCTTTATTAGTGGAGTATGGTTGGGTCTTAATGATATTAATAGCTTTGGAAGGAATTCTTGCTGCGGATAATGCTTTGGTCATTGCGACGATGGTCCGGCACCTGCCGGAGGATAAGCGGAAGAAAGCATTGTTCTACGGCTTGGCGGGAGCGTTTGTGTTCCGGTTCGGTTCCTTGTTCCTGATCTCATATCTTGTTGACATCTGGCAGGTGCAAGCCATCGGTGCCGTGTACCTGCTTGGGATCGCCATCTACCATTTACTCAAGAAGCATGTGATCAAGAAACAGATTGAAAAAGTGAAAGATAAGGAAGGCACAAAGGGATCCGGTTTCTGGTGGACCGTCGTCAAAGTGGAATTGGCGGATATCGCATTCGCGGTGGATGCCATCCTGGCAGCGGTCGCTCTTGCGGTGACGCTTCCCGAGACCAACCTTCCGGCCATCGGGGGACTTGACGGCGGACATTTCATCGTCATCTTACTCGGGGGAATCATCGGCCTTGTCATCATGCGATTTGCCGCCTCTGCGTTTGTAAACCTGCTGGAGAAACGTCCAGGACTCGAGTCCGCTGCCTTCGTTGTCGTCGGCTGGGTCGGCGTGAAGCTTGCGGTTTACGCATTAGCCCATCCGTCCTTGGGGATCATCTCATATGAGTTTGCCAAGGGATCCGTTTGGAAAGGGATCTTCTGGACGGTACTGATCGGCATTGGAATTGTGGGTTGGGTCAAGTCGAAGCCGAAAGAGGATTCAAACCAAACTTCCCGGAAAGAAATTTCTTAA
- a CDS encoding class D sortase, whose product MRKHNMRRSNRLLLLSLSVLLMVFGLWFGGTNAYAYLKGYGLSQTVQVNAADYKAEPDVTEQHKEQEQKPLYSERPEKGENIGELIIPKLEAKLPIFHGTDEDELEKGVGHFAGSVLPGEKDNSILSGHRDTVFRKLGEVGVGDLLIVQTTAGEFTYKVKKVRIVDKDDPTVIVPKPNATLTVSTCYPFHFIGASPERYILVADLIASKEKGSEKSL is encoded by the coding sequence ATGAGAAAACACAACATGAGAAGAAGCAATCGCTTGCTTCTTCTTTCCCTATCTGTCTTGTTGATGGTATTCGGTCTATGGTTTGGAGGGACGAATGCCTACGCCTATCTGAAAGGGTATGGGCTCTCTCAAACGGTTCAAGTAAACGCCGCGGACTATAAAGCAGAGCCGGATGTAACGGAACAACATAAAGAACAAGAACAAAAACCCCTTTACTCTGAACGTCCAGAAAAGGGCGAAAATATTGGCGAACTTATCATTCCAAAGTTGGAGGCAAAGCTGCCCATCTTTCATGGAACAGATGAAGATGAACTGGAAAAAGGAGTGGGCCATTTCGCAGGAAGTGTCTTGCCTGGCGAAAAGGACAATTCCATTCTGTCAGGACATCGGGATACAGTCTTTCGTAAGCTTGGTGAAGTTGGTGTAGGCGATCTGCTTATCGTACAAACAACTGCGGGGGAATTTACGTATAAAGTAAAGAAAGTACGTATTGTGGACAAGGACGATCCAACCGTCATCGTACCAAAACCCAACGCAACATTGACCGTTTCTACATGCTATCCTTTTCACTTTATTGGGGCATCGCCTGAACGTTATATCCTTGTGGCAGATTTAATTGCTTCAAAGGAAAAGGGCTCTGAAAAATCTCTATAA
- a CDS encoding DUF5344 family protein gives MNVNSGSGGGSTQQIKLNHSEVMAKLNEAINSLERLQLKAPAQEQLGRNKLNYTDAWIQREQNIQLLLKEYIATVEKNIEDTKANVEALKEQDEAITRS, from the coding sequence ATGAATGTGAACTCGGGATCTGGAGGCGGATCAACGCAGCAAATAAAGCTCAACCATAGTGAGGTCATGGCGAAACTGAATGAAGCGATCAACTCACTGGAACGGCTTCAGCTGAAGGCACCGGCACAAGAGCAGTTGGGACGGAACAAGCTGAATTATACGGATGCATGGATTCAGCGTGAACAGAACATTCAATTGTTATTGAAGGAATATATCGCCACAGTGGAAAAGAATATTGAAGATACAAAAGCAAATGTAGAAGCTTTAAAAGAACAGGATGAAGCCATAACAAGATCCTGA
- a CDS encoding T7SS effector LXG polymorphic toxin: MKVYEAPTLLDAMSSRRHEYETLRDQLVTLKSSFQAIVELDDEFQGKGADAIKGFYGAQIDVVEIWIQLAESNIAFFNGIQGYAEGRNLGRETVELPFLEEGLHQSERRSGEMIAAQQQELQRILNRISDIQPLNVFSRDRFDTHMEEARRQREDTLDSVNRFDEELKREYQHLEVSEQILTGLMRELMESSKQGNHISPLYFNAATYYSSDAYQLTDDITTQTDSYLTFKESQEQAREPKPIPEEEVNENPITESLNSFKEIGQDLWAGMEKRNETKFDSVYDFGNYITAGGLDVGKGFVSGLNERAEVATDSGSDFINYLTMGGMDLFNGAVNPDDTYSKEHWLNSFGLAALLVGGAKPGLKVKGGTNISTPAPKTVPKVSLTHRWDQIRLGINDLYNRPVMVADNGMLIDGEPGWSRFSVERTVNRREQGTGDKGTVNSDHTNENLAKSINEEDRNRLEGWRFRPSDDQYLKYKDAFDNPKYYNQETGDINWPPNNGFDGEPGIKVLEEGERIDRYGHPNGTFVSPAGIPYEQRALALHSDGAPYHVYKVLEPFEVEAGIIAPWFDRPGGGTQFFTGNQKVLDVDSGEMVEATVENLERLGYIREISQ, translated from the coding sequence TTGAAAGTATATGAAGCCCCCACTTTACTCGACGCAATGTCATCACGTCGACATGAATACGAGACATTAAGAGATCAACTTGTAACACTTAAAAGCTCTTTTCAAGCCATTGTGGAACTTGACGATGAATTCCAGGGAAAGGGTGCCGATGCCATTAAAGGCTTCTACGGTGCTCAAATCGATGTCGTTGAGATTTGGATTCAGCTTGCTGAAAGTAACATCGCTTTTTTCAATGGTATTCAGGGTTACGCAGAAGGGCGAAACCTTGGCAGGGAAACGGTGGAACTTCCATTCCTCGAGGAAGGTCTTCATCAAAGCGAAAGGCGTTCAGGAGAAATGATTGCTGCACAGCAGCAGGAACTCCAAAGAATCCTCAATCGCATAAGCGACATCCAACCGCTGAATGTCTTTTCACGGGATCGATTCGATACCCATATGGAAGAAGCAAGGAGGCAGCGAGAGGATACACTTGACTCCGTTAATCGATTTGATGAAGAATTAAAAAGAGAATATCAACATTTAGAGGTCAGCGAACAGATACTCACAGGGCTGATGAGGGAATTAATGGAATCGTCCAAGCAAGGGAATCATATATCACCGCTCTATTTCAACGCGGCAACCTATTACTCCAGTGATGCCTATCAACTGACGGACGACATCACTACACAGACCGACTCTTATTTAACATTCAAGGAATCTCAAGAACAGGCAAGAGAGCCCAAACCGATCCCGGAAGAGGAAGTCAACGAAAACCCCATCACCGAATCCCTCAATAGTTTCAAAGAAATTGGACAGGATCTCTGGGCCGGGATGGAGAAAAGAAATGAAACCAAATTCGATTCCGTCTATGATTTTGGAAACTATATTACGGCTGGCGGCCTGGATGTAGGCAAGGGCTTCGTGAGTGGCCTGAATGAACGCGCTGAAGTAGCAACCGACTCAGGCTCTGACTTTATCAACTATTTGACGATGGGTGGAATGGATCTCTTTAACGGAGCAGTCAATCCAGATGACACGTACTCTAAAGAACATTGGTTGAACAGCTTTGGCCTGGCAGCACTTCTTGTCGGCGGGGCTAAACCTGGGTTGAAAGTCAAAGGTGGCACGAATATATCAACTCCTGCACCTAAGACCGTTCCGAAAGTTTCATTGACTCATAGATGGGATCAGATCCGGTTAGGGATTAATGATCTTTATAATCGTCCTGTGATGGTTGCTGATAATGGGATGTTGATTGATGGAGAGCCTGGGTGGAGTCGGTTTTCTGTGGAGAGGACAGTTAATAGGAGAGAACAAGGAACTGGTGATAAGGGTACAGTAAATTCAGATCATACTAATGAAAATTTAGCCAAATCAATTAATGAAGAAGATAGAAACAGATTAGAAGGCTGGAGATTTAGACCTAGCGATGACCAGTACTTGAAATACAAAGATGCTTTCGATAATCCTAAATACTATAACCAAGAAACAGGTGATATTAATTGGCCACCCAATAATGGATTTGATGGTGAGCCAGGAATAAAAGTCCTTGAAGAAGGTGAACGGATTGATCGATATGGGCATCCGAATGGTACTTTTGTATCCCCAGCAGGTATACCTTATGAGCAAAGAGCTTTAGCATTACACAGTGATGGTGCTCCTTACCACGTATATAAAGTTTTGGAACCTTTTGAAGTTGAAGCAGGTATTATTGCTCCGTGGTTTGATAGACCTGGAGGGGGGACCCAATTTTTTACTGGTAACCAAAAGGTTTTAGACGTAGACAGTGGAGAAATGGTAGAAGCTACAGTTGAAAATTTGGAGAGACTTGGCTATATACGTGAAATTAGTCAGTGA
- a CDS encoding alkaline phosphatase PhoX: MNKHDMNRRDFLKASGISTAALALGSTGLMSFGGNKAFAGTSQNRKTTGGYGPLVKDPGGVMDLPRGFQYRIISEEGNSLSDGRPVPAKFDGMAAYSGPHNSTILVRNHELSGNSKYPVIGKNPYRREESGGTTSLVVGPDRQVMKEYVSSSGTIRNCAGGATPWGTWLTCEETLEEGHGYVFEVDPNNPENNISKTPIRDMGAFSHEATAIDPATGIVYLTEDAGPSYLYRFLPNDRSQKVGALQKGGKLQAAAIEEMSKDETSSFRTGQKFGIVWKDVDPEKPTLDASRQGCIAFSRLEGAYFEGGVFWFDDTSAGDKDLGRVYRYIPATNTLELFYESTAQNDLEMPDNICITPWGDLWIAEDGDGVDRIIGMTPEGETYVFAENKVNNSELAGPTFSTDGRTFFINIQSPGMTFAIWGPFARKNASRRRLMGHAAPPAAYAPKISDTLSAFAEVQGMSDLEAAAFARHGMPIL; encoded by the coding sequence GTGAATAAACACGATATGAACAGAAGAGACTTTCTGAAAGCAAGCGGGATCAGCACAGCTGCCCTTGCCCTCGGCAGCACTGGATTGATGTCTTTCGGTGGAAATAAAGCATTTGCCGGCACATCCCAAAACAGGAAAACGACCGGCGGCTATGGTCCCCTTGTCAAGGACCCTGGCGGAGTGATGGACCTTCCCCGCGGTTTCCAATACCGGATCATTTCAGAGGAAGGAAATTCACTATCGGATGGCAGACCCGTCCCTGCCAAGTTCGACGGGATGGCCGCCTATAGTGGCCCCCATAATTCCACCATCCTCGTGAGGAACCATGAGTTGAGCGGAAACAGCAAATACCCCGTGATCGGGAAAAATCCATACCGTCGTGAAGAATCTGGCGGGACCACTTCCTTGGTCGTCGGCCCTGACCGCCAAGTCATGAAGGAATATGTCTCTTCCTCCGGTACCATCCGTAACTGCGCAGGCGGAGCGACTCCATGGGGCACATGGCTCACATGTGAAGAAACGCTGGAAGAAGGTCATGGCTATGTGTTCGAAGTGGATCCAAACAACCCAGAAAACAACATCTCGAAAACCCCGATCCGCGACATGGGTGCCTTTTCCCATGAAGCCACGGCCATTGACCCGGCAACAGGGATCGTCTATTTAACCGAAGACGCCGGGCCGAGTTATTTATATCGCTTCCTTCCGAACGACCGCAGTCAAAAGGTCGGCGCCCTGCAAAAAGGCGGCAAGCTTCAAGCGGCAGCCATCGAAGAAATGAGCAAGGATGAAACCAGCTCGTTCCGTACAGGTCAGAAATTCGGTATTGTATGGAAGGATGTCGATCCAGAGAAACCGACCCTTGATGCAAGCAGACAAGGATGCATTGCCTTCAGCCGTCTGGAGGGGGCTTATTTCGAAGGCGGCGTGTTTTGGTTTGACGATACATCCGCAGGGGATAAAGATCTGGGCCGTGTGTACCGCTATATCCCGGCCACCAACACACTGGAGCTATTCTATGAATCCACTGCGCAGAATGATCTGGAAATGCCTGATAATATCTGCATCACTCCATGGGGAGACCTGTGGATCGCGGAAGACGGGGACGGTGTCGATCGTATTATCGGAATGACACCAGAAGGCGAAACGTACGTGTTCGCAGAGAACAAAGTGAACAATTCCGAACTTGCAGGACCAACGTTCTCGACAGACGGCCGAACCTTCTTCATCAATATTCAATCACCCGGGATGACCTTCGCGATCTGGGGACCATTCGCCAGAAAAAATGCATCCCGCAGAAGGCTCATGGGCCATGCTGCACCACCCGCTGCCTACGCACCGAAAATTTCAGACACACTATCGGCCTTTGCCGAAGTCCAGGGAATGTCAGACCTGGAAGCAGCTGCGTTCGCACGACACGGCATGCCCATACTATAA
- a CDS encoding processed acidic surface protein, which translates to MKKLFSILMALVIGFGVLPVMTFAIEPNEPEFEMFLKGISWKKQDYIDYLERKEWYIEDVESIDDLGTPLSEDSVGLVLEEFDLSREELNELLVEYGDIEEGQDVLDGTWIIFSEDLHEYVDFYLNGWEGTPIDKENLQKLLTDYGFDSKDALEKLLNENDDSIKNYEYIEDLELAVDFYVNGDDTSDELFDLFAEIGLTDEEFEKLFTHLETLDFENPALIDQMIELSERMMAFENFETAEELSAEQTAELFDILNDMLDLFELKTNYYLVKDGVKQPVSIDSLMTMDTTNGYDLLIELYNHQGTFLADVLLTADMFESGLIQETGKDMMQAEEIVTENPKAMERQTAKPLTKTVKGGELPTTASNYAGKAFAGIAFVLAGIFLFRRIGVKGINQ; encoded by the coding sequence ATGAAGAAGTTATTTTCTATACTTATGGCTCTTGTCATCGGCTTTGGCGTCTTACCTGTTATGACTTTTGCCATTGAGCCGAATGAACCAGAGTTCGAAATGTTTTTAAAGGGTATTAGCTGGAAGAAGCAAGACTATATCGATTATCTTGAAAGGAAAGAATGGTACATAGAAGATGTTGAGTCGATTGATGATCTTGGTACCCCTCTTTCGGAAGATTCTGTTGGTCTTGTATTAGAAGAGTTTGACCTGAGTCGAGAAGAGTTAAATGAACTTCTTGTTGAATATGGTGACATAGAAGAAGGGCAAGACGTATTAGATGGAACATGGATCATCTTCTCTGAAGATCTTCATGAATATGTCGATTTCTATTTAAACGGTTGGGAAGGTACTCCGATTGACAAAGAAAATCTTCAGAAGCTTTTGACTGATTATGGTTTTGATTCAAAAGATGCACTGGAGAAGCTATTAAATGAAAACGATGATTCGATCAAAAACTATGAATATATTGAAGATCTTGAGCTTGCCGTTGACTTCTATGTGAACGGGGATGACACTTCAGACGAACTATTTGATCTGTTCGCAGAGATTGGACTGACGGATGAGGAATTTGAGAAACTGTTTACTCATCTTGAAACACTTGATTTCGAAAATCCTGCTTTAATCGATCAGATGATTGAGTTAAGTGAACGAATGATGGCATTTGAGAATTTTGAAACGGCGGAAGAACTGTCAGCTGAACAAACGGCAGAGCTATTTGATATTTTGAATGACATGCTTGATCTATTTGAATTGAAGACGAATTATTATCTTGTAAAAGACGGTGTAAAACAACCCGTATCAATTGATTCCTTAATGACAATGGATACCACAAATGGCTATGATCTGTTGATCGAACTCTACAACCATCAAGGAACGTTTCTGGCAGATGTCTTATTGACCGCGGACATGTTTGAATCTGGACTTATACAGGAAACCGGGAAAGACATGATGCAGGCAGAGGAAATTGTGACAGAAAATCCAAAAGCAATGGAGAGGCAGACAGCAAAGCCTCTGACTAAAACCGTCAAAGGCGGAGAGCTTCCAACGACAGCATCCAACTATGCCGGAAAAGCATTCGCCGGGATTGCCTTTGTATTAGCCGGTATCTTCTTATTCCGTCGCATCGGGGTTAAAGGAATCAACCAATGA
- a CDS encoding DUF3949 domain-containing protein: MKGKKQGDMYDAMNAGELSLHGNMQGNPLFFLANLFAPILYRVRHGGDRK, translated from the coding sequence TTGAAAGGAAAGAAACAGGGAGATATGTATGATGCCATGAATGCTGGTGAACTGAGCCTTCATGGGAATATGCAGGGGAACCCGTTATTCTTTTTGGCTAATCTTTTTGCTCCGATATTGTATAGGGTGAGGCATGGTGGGGATCGGAAGTAG
- a CDS encoding DUF5082 family protein has product MGLYNELNDIQSVIHSRSSDIQEKISRLRDAKNAILNEQSQLLNEIKQIQQPELHKNWMGPRSEDYHAERDSALQAMRQIGHENYDEYVSSIESKIHSLEAQQGIISFYGNLANDAEYLLSKGEDFYEQVSHKLSDLKGRLF; this is encoded by the coding sequence ATGGGACTCTACAATGAATTGAATGACATTCAAAGTGTGATTCATTCCCGATCGAGCGATATTCAGGAAAAGATTTCGCGGTTGAGGGATGCAAAGAACGCCATTCTGAATGAACAAAGTCAACTATTAAATGAAATTAAGCAAATCCAGCAGCCGGAATTACATAAAAATTGGATGGGTCCGAGGTCGGAAGATTATCATGCGGAACGGGATTCTGCCCTTCAGGCGATGAGGCAAATAGGACATGAAAACTATGACGAATACGTCAGCTCCATAGAATCAAAGATTCATTCCTTGGAAGCGCAGCAAGGGATTATTAGCTTCTACGGCAATCTGGCCAATGACGCAGAATATTTACTTTCCAAAGGTGAAGATTTTTATGAGCAGGTCTCCCATAAACTCAGTGACTTGAAAGGGAGGTTATTTTAG